One Methylomonas sp. LL1 DNA window includes the following coding sequences:
- a CDS encoding cobyric acid synthase, with the protein MIPKALMVQGTTSDAGKSTLVTALCRYYRRQNIKVAPFKPQNMALNSAVTTDGGEIGRAQAVQAAACGLPAHSDMNPVLLKPNTDTSAQVIIHGQVLRNQSATQYHDYKKVAKQAVLASWQRLTQSYQTIIVEGAGSPAEINLRAGDIANMGFAEAVDCPVILIADIDRGGVFAHIVGTLALLSPSERQRVIGFVINRFRGDMALLQSGLDWLEAETGKPVLAVLPYLHDLYLEAEDALSSRHAINHGEKLFNIVVPHLPSFSNHTDFDPLQLHAGVKVHFANNPEQADGADLVILPGSKSVRSDLARLKDQGWEAFIQRHLRYGGKVLGICGGFQMLGRAIHDPHGLEGAAGSAAGLGLLDMETTLQSAKCLRQVTGEFADHATPVAGYEIHLGRSIGPALNQPLFKLAGEHDGAISLDDQVAGTYLHGLFDLPEACDALLNWAGYRQRQSVNFNALREAGIDRIADTWAEHCNFAALDAALAGFYDSARAIS; encoded by the coding sequence ATGATTCCAAAAGCGCTGATGGTGCAAGGCACCACCTCCGATGCCGGCAAAAGCACGCTGGTGACGGCCTTGTGCCGCTATTATCGGCGGCAAAACATCAAGGTAGCGCCGTTCAAACCGCAAAACATGGCTTTGAACAGCGCGGTCACCACCGATGGCGGCGAAATCGGCCGAGCCCAGGCGGTGCAGGCGGCGGCCTGCGGACTGCCTGCCCATAGCGACATGAATCCGGTACTGTTGAAACCCAATACCGATACCAGCGCCCAAGTCATCATCCACGGCCAGGTCTTACGCAATCAATCGGCCACTCAATACCATGATTACAAAAAAGTCGCCAAACAGGCGGTGTTGGCTTCCTGGCAACGCCTGACCCAAAGTTACCAAACCATAATCGTGGAAGGCGCCGGCAGTCCGGCCGAAATCAATCTGCGCGCCGGCGACATTGCCAACATGGGCTTTGCCGAAGCGGTCGATTGTCCGGTGATCTTGATCGCCGACATCGACCGGGGCGGCGTATTTGCCCACATCGTCGGCACGCTGGCGCTGCTGTCGCCGTCCGAGCGCCAACGGGTGATCGGTTTTGTGATCAACCGTTTTCGCGGTGATATGGCTTTGTTACAGTCCGGCCTAGACTGGCTGGAAGCCGAAACCGGCAAACCGGTATTGGCGGTATTACCGTATTTGCACGACTTGTATCTAGAAGCCGAGGACGCCCTGTCCAGCCGCCACGCCATCAATCATGGCGAAAAACTGTTCAATATCGTCGTGCCGCATCTGCCCAGTTTCAGCAATCATACCGATTTCGACCCCTTGCAATTGCATGCCGGCGTGAAGGTGCATTTCGCCAACAATCCGGAGCAGGCCGATGGCGCCGATTTGGTCATTCTGCCGGGTAGCAAGTCGGTGCGTAGCGATCTGGCGCGCCTCAAGGATCAAGGTTGGGAGGCCTTTATTCAACGGCATTTGCGTTACGGCGGCAAGGTGCTGGGTATTTGCGGCGGTTTTCAGATGCTGGGCCGGGCGATACACGATCCGCACGGGTTGGAAGGCGCCGCCGGCAGCGCCGCTGGTTTGGGTCTGTTGGATATGGAAACCACGCTACAAAGCGCTAAATGTCTGCGGCAGGTAACAGGTGAATTTGCCGACCATGCAACACCGGTCGCGGGCTATGAAATTCATTTGGGCCGTAGTATCGGACCGGCGCTGAATCAGCCATTGTTCAAATTGGCCGGCGAGCATGACGGCGCCATATCCCTGGACGATCAAGTGGCGGGCACTTATCTGCACGGGCTGTTCGATTTACCGGAAGCCTGTGACGCCTTGTTAAACTGGGCCGGTTATCGGCAACGGCAGTCCGTGAACTTTAATGCCCTGCGCGAAGCCGGCATCGATAGGATTGCCGACACCTGGGCCGAGCATTGTAATTTTGCCGCGCTGGACGCGGCCTTGGCCGGGTTTTATGACTCGGCTCGCGCCATCTCTTAA
- the thyA gene encoding thymidylate synthase → MQTYLDLLSTLLNQGNRKGDRTGSGTLSIFGHQMRFDLAEGFPLVTTKKVHLKSIIHELLWFLKGDTNIAYLRENGVTIWDEWADENGDLGPVYGAQWRRWPAGNGAYIDQIAQITEQLKHTPNSRRMLVSAWNVADLPDETQSPQANVAHGKMALAACHALFQFYVTPPANPGQAGKLSCLLYQRSCDTFLGLPFNIASYALLTHMLAQQSGLEVGDLVWTGGDVHLYLNHLEQAKLQLSRQPFALPRLQINRKPASIFEYRYEDFEIVDYQAHPAIKAPISV, encoded by the coding sequence ATGCAAACCTACCTCGACTTATTGAGCACCTTACTCAACCAGGGCAACCGCAAGGGCGACCGCACCGGCAGCGGCACCCTGTCTATCTTCGGCCACCAGATGCGTTTCGACCTGGCCGAGGGTTTTCCTCTGGTGACCACCAAAAAAGTCCATTTAAAATCCATCATTCACGAATTACTGTGGTTTCTGAAAGGCGATACCAACATCGCCTATCTGCGCGAAAACGGCGTCACGATCTGGGACGAATGGGCCGACGAAAACGGCGATTTAGGCCCGGTGTACGGGGCGCAATGGCGTCGCTGGCCTGCCGGTAACGGCGCTTATATAGACCAGATTGCACAGATTACCGAACAACTCAAGCATACCCCCAACAGCCGGCGCATGCTGGTTTCGGCCTGGAACGTGGCCGACTTGCCGGACGAAACCCAATCGCCCCAAGCCAACGTCGCCCACGGCAAAATGGCCTTGGCCGCCTGCCATGCCCTGTTTCAGTTTTATGTGACGCCTCCAGCCAACCCCGGACAAGCCGGCAAACTGTCCTGCCTGCTCTATCAACGCAGCTGCGATACCTTTTTGGGCTTGCCGTTCAATATCGCCAGCTATGCCTTGCTAACGCACATGCTGGCCCAACAAAGCGGCCTAGAGGTTGGTGATCTGGTCTGGACCGGCGGCGATGTGCACCTATATCTGAATCATCTGGAACAAGCCAAACTGCAGTTAAGCCGGCAGCCATTTGCTCTACCGCGTCTCCAAATCAATCGCAAACCGGCGTCGATATTCGAATATCGCTATGAAGACTTTGAAATCGTCGATTATCAAGCCCATCCAGCAATCAAGGCCCCGATTTCAGTTTAA
- the bluB gene encoding 5,6-dimethylbenzimidazole synthase, which produces MNPHRFNDQERAGVYRAIAERRDMRHFLHDPVEPEILARLLGAAHQAGSVGLMQPWRFIRITVPELRTRIHALVERERHRTAIALDQRHDEFMQLKVEGILDCGELLVVALPDQREKHVFGRRTLPEMDLASAACAIQNLWLAARAEGLGMGWVSLFDPDALAELLNMPTGSRPIAILCLGHVAEFYPKPMLELENWASPRPLSAMIWENGWGE; this is translated from the coding sequence GTGAATCCACACCGCTTCAACGATCAGGAAAGGGCCGGAGTTTACCGCGCGATTGCCGAGCGCCGCGACATGCGGCATTTTCTACACGATCCGGTCGAACCCGAGATATTGGCCCGCCTGCTGGGCGCGGCCCATCAAGCCGGCAGCGTGGGCCTGATGCAGCCCTGGCGCTTTATCCGTATTACAGTTCCTGAATTACGAACCCGAATACATGCCTTGGTGGAACGAGAGCGCCATCGGACTGCGATTGCGCTCGATCAACGCCATGACGAATTCATGCAATTAAAAGTGGAAGGCATACTCGATTGCGGCGAACTGCTGGTAGTAGCCTTGCCCGATCAGCGCGAAAAACACGTTTTTGGCCGGCGTACCTTGCCGGAAATGGATCTGGCTTCGGCGGCCTGCGCAATCCAAAATCTATGGCTGGCCGCGCGGGCCGAAGGGCTGGGCATGGGCTGGGTATCGTTGTTCGATCCCGATGCGCTGGCCGAATTATTAAACATGCCGACGGGCAGCCGGCCGATTGCGATCCTTTGCCTGGGGCATGTCGCCGAATTTTATCCCAAACCGATGCTGGAACTAGAAAACTGGGCAAGCCCGCGGCCGCTTTCGGCCATGATTTGGGAAAACGGTTGGGGCGAATGA
- the sodB gene encoding superoxide dismutase [Fe] — MTFELPALPYAKDALAPHISAETIEYHYGKHHQTYVTNLNNLVPGTEFEGLSLEDIVKKSSGGIFNNAAQVWNHSFYWNCLSPNGGGEPTGGLANAIERTFGSFEKFKEEFTKTAVTTFGSGWAWLVKNPNGTLELVSTSNAGCPLTAGQTPILTCDVWEHAYYIDFRNLRPKYLEAFWALVNWEFASANYDA; from the coding sequence ATGACTTTCGAATTACCTGCATTACCTTACGCAAAAGACGCACTGGCTCCGCACATTTCCGCCGAAACCATCGAATACCACTACGGCAAACACCATCAAACTTACGTCACCAACCTGAACAATCTGGTTCCCGGTACAGAATTTGAAGGCCTGTCATTGGAAGACATCGTCAAAAAATCCTCCGGCGGCATTTTCAATAATGCGGCTCAAGTTTGGAACCACAGTTTTTACTGGAACTGTCTGTCTCCCAATGGCGGCGGCGAACCGACTGGCGGCTTGGCTAACGCCATCGAAAGAACTTTCGGCTCTTTCGAAAAATTCAAGGAAGAATTCACCAAAACCGCAGTCACCACTTTCGGTTCAGGCTGGGCATGGCTGGTTAAAAATCCGAACGGCACACTGGAACTGGTCAGCACCAGCAACGCAGGCTGCCCGTTGACAGCCGGTCAAACACCGATCCTGACTTGCGACGTTTGGGAACACGCGTATTACATCGATTTCCGCAATCTGCGTCCTAAATACCTGGAAGCGTTCTGGGCATTAGTCAACTGGGAATTCGCCAGCGCCAATTACGACGCGTAA
- the cobU gene encoding bifunctional adenosylcobinamide kinase/adenosylcobinamide-phosphate guanylyltransferase, with amino-acid sequence MIELILGGARSGKSRYAEQQAVASNLPVIYLATAEAGDAEMRQRIEHHRHRRPAEWQTLEEPVQLANAIQQHASPNCCLLIDCLTLWLSNVMFDKNGNPQEALFQTQRTALLDALNHCDGRVIMVSNEVGMGVVAADPLTRRFVDEAGFLHQALAQICDSVVLVSAGLPQKLK; translated from the coding sequence ATGATTGAATTGATACTGGGCGGTGCCCGTTCCGGCAAAAGCCGTTATGCCGAACAGCAGGCCGTCGCCTCCAATCTACCGGTTATCTATCTGGCCACGGCCGAAGCCGGCGATGCCGAAATGCGGCAACGCATCGAGCATCACCGCCATCGGCGGCCCGCGGAATGGCAAACCTTGGAAGAACCGGTCCAACTGGCAAACGCAATACAACAGCATGCCAGTCCCAACTGTTGTTTATTGATCGACTGCCTGACGCTGTGGCTCAGTAACGTAATGTTCGACAAAAATGGCAATCCGCAAGAAGCGCTATTTCAAACCCAGCGCACGGCCTTGCTGGATGCGTTGAACCATTGCGACGGCCGCGTAATCATGGTCAGCAACGAAGTAGGCATGGGGGTGGTCGCCGCCGATCCGCTGACTCGCCGTTTCGTCGATGAAGCCGGTTTTTTGCATCAAGCCTTGGCCCAAATCTGCGACAGCGTGGTGTTGGTGAGCGCCGGTTTGCCGCAAAAACTAAAATGA
- a CDS encoding adenosylcobinamide-GDP ribazoletransferase — protein sequence MDSFLIALQFLTRIPVSYPFIADDDALGRSVLYYPLVGFVIGVLLSILALLLSGSPDMLAAAVVLSAWVGLTGGLHLDGLADCADAWVGGLGNRQRSLQIMKDPAAGPIAVLALLLVLLLKWAAVLVLIQQNNLICLMLAPLLGRSAILVLMLSTPYVSPRGLAEKILQHLPFSDARWVLLISLAFAGMIMGWFNVLLAGFLLLWIRYAAITRLGGVTGDVYGAAVELVETAVLLAVVLL from the coding sequence ATGGATTCTTTCCTGATAGCACTGCAATTTTTGACGCGGATTCCGGTTAGTTACCCGTTTATTGCGGATGACGACGCCTTGGGCCGCTCGGTATTGTATTACCCGCTAGTCGGATTTGTGATCGGAGTGTTGCTGAGTATTCTGGCGCTTTTGCTGTCGGGCAGCCCGGATATGCTGGCCGCCGCCGTGGTATTGAGCGCATGGGTAGGGCTAACCGGCGGCTTGCATCTGGATGGACTGGCCGACTGTGCCGATGCCTGGGTAGGGGGGCTTGGCAACCGGCAGCGCAGTCTACAGATCATGAAAGACCCGGCGGCGGGTCCGATTGCCGTACTGGCTTTATTGTTGGTGCTGCTGTTGAAATGGGCCGCCGTGCTGGTGTTGATCCAGCAAAATAATCTGATCTGCTTGATGCTGGCGCCGTTATTGGGCCGAAGCGCAATATTGGTGTTGATGCTGTCAACTCCCTATGTCAGTCCTCGGGGGTTGGCGGAAAAAATTCTGCAACATTTGCCGTTCAGCGATGCGCGTTGGGTACTGCTGATTTCGCTGGCGTTCGCCGGCATGATCATGGGATGGTTCAATGTATTGCTGGCCGGGTTTCTGTTGCTATGGATACGCTATGCGGCGATAACCCGCTTGGGCGGCGTCACCGGCGATGTCTATGGGGCTGCGGTGGAACTGGTGGAAACCGCGGTATTGCTGGCGGTGGTCTTGTTGTGA
- a CDS encoding TIGR04255 family protein, whose translation MANKLPKRLCKEPLLDALFECRFITHFPVSSILPGILFSEFEGEKQLERLPQSEIPEAVRNSDPNLKYVPLVRMRLDNYSFLIGDRSLAVSCNLPYKGWNDFKPTIIKVIGVLKKSGLINKVIRYSTKYVDLIESDDFADQVSLANLSLRIGSHNLTKESYQVRMEIAVEGFINILQIISGAKVLMPDNSEHHGVVIDIDTIKDTGGISIEQLEVNLDNALEHIHRINKETFFDCITEQTIARLEPEYE comes from the coding sequence ATGGCTAACAAACTTCCAAAGCGACTTTGCAAAGAACCACTATTGGACGCCTTATTTGAGTGTCGTTTTATTACTCATTTTCCCGTGTCGAGTATATTGCCTGGAATTCTGTTTTCGGAATTTGAAGGAGAAAAGCAATTAGAACGACTTCCTCAGTCCGAAATACCAGAAGCGGTAAGAAACAGCGATCCAAATTTAAAATATGTTCCACTCGTCCGTATGCGATTGGATAATTATAGTTTTTTAATTGGCGATCGCAGTCTAGCTGTTTCTTGCAACTTGCCATATAAAGGATGGAATGATTTTAAGCCAACAATTATTAAAGTGATTGGCGTTTTAAAGAAAAGTGGATTAATTAACAAGGTTATACGATATTCGACTAAATATGTTGATCTTATAGAATCTGATGACTTCGCTGATCAAGTTAGCTTAGCTAATTTATCATTGAGAATTGGTAGCCATAACTTAACTAAAGAGTCTTATCAGGTGCGAATGGAAATTGCCGTTGAAGGGTTCATAAATATCCTCCAGATTATTTCTGGAGCGAAAGTGCTTATGCCAGACAACTCTGAACATCACGGCGTTGTGATTGATATTGATACTATAAAGGATACTGGCGGCATTTCCATTGAACAGCTTGAGGTAAACTTAGATAACGCTCTTGAACATATTCACCGGATAAACAAAGAGACATTTTTCGATTGCATTACTGAACAGACTATTGCGCGATTGGAGCCAGAATATGAATAA
- a CDS encoding TM2 domain-containing protein — translation MLGHIESYDERCQTGIVKFEDKFYEFHVDQWTSQEPPKEGDDVDFDHEHGEVTEIGPVGAYLVDTKPAKSHIVAALLGIVFGAIGLHRMYLGFWGLGITQVIVTYLTGGFGVVWGFIEGVLIFTGHINKDAKGRHLK, via the coding sequence ATGCTTGGACATATAGAAAGTTACGACGAACGCTGCCAGACCGGAATCGTTAAGTTCGAAGACAAATTTTACGAATTTCATGTTGATCAATGGACTTCCCAAGAGCCACCGAAAGAGGGTGACGATGTCGATTTCGACCACGAACACGGCGAAGTGACCGAGATCGGGCCGGTCGGCGCCTATTTAGTGGATACTAAGCCGGCGAAAAGCCATATAGTGGCGGCGCTATTGGGTATCGTGTTCGGCGCGATCGGCTTGCACCGGATGTACCTGGGATTTTGGGGCCTGGGCATCACTCAAGTCATCGTAACTTATTTAACCGGCGGATTTGGGGTGGTCTGGGGTTTCATCGAAGGAGTATTGATTTTTACCGGACATATCAACAAGGATGCCAAAGGCCGACATTTGAAATAA
- a CDS encoding sensor domain-containing protein, producing the protein MLKSEGIGTQALAQYAGVSLLVLLLFGYWVYRLCREIKARRVSESELAMLYSNMSLGFALHQAIRDQQGKIVDSRYLEINPAFEKITGISRQQCIGTRSSRIALNSLNHCAKHFTDVETGKKPLHVEIHCQTTGRWFDNDSYQAGPNHFVVLLHDISERKRDELALKASEEKLRLSQYYGGIGIWEYDMLNNRRIWSEIVANGFGFPKTENPKWAHFLATVCKEDRPLVIDALRQHLRRGRKYDVEYRINVSGKKCWMRSVGQVERDQNGKPLRMLGIVHDISERKRAEEKLKLSARVFSDAHEGIMITDADVRIIDVNAAFTELTGYGHDDVMGKNPNLLKSGRQDAGFYAAMWGTLSRDGHWRGEIWNRHKDGNIYPQLLTISAMRNGGGEVINYIGLFSDISESKQHQQTLERLAHFDPLTGLPNRSLFADRFSQAIAHSKRAGSLLAVCYLDLDNFKPVNDSFGHETGDELLIEVSLRIKSNLREYDTVCRLGGDEFALLLQDLQSQQQCEETLRRIHDALADPFILSSHPVWIGASSGVTVYPLDSAEPDILLRHADQAMYQAKHAGRNCYRIYQDLIVAGILSPDHQPPSVE; encoded by the coding sequence GTGCTGAAATCCGAAGGTATCGGCACGCAAGCGCTTGCCCAGTATGCCGGTGTAAGCTTGTTGGTTTTATTATTGTTTGGCTATTGGGTTTATCGATTATGCCGGGAAATCAAGGCCAGGCGTGTCAGCGAATCCGAATTGGCGATGCTGTACAGCAATATGTCGTTGGGATTTGCCTTGCATCAGGCCATTCGTGACCAGCAAGGTAAAATCGTCGATTCCCGTTACTTGGAAATCAATCCGGCTTTCGAGAAAATCACCGGAATTTCCCGTCAACAATGCATAGGCACGCGATCCAGCCGGATAGCGTTGAATAGTTTGAACCATTGCGCCAAGCATTTTACCGATGTCGAAACCGGTAAAAAGCCGCTGCATGTTGAAATTCATTGTCAAACCACGGGACGCTGGTTCGACAACGATAGCTACCAAGCCGGCCCTAATCATTTCGTGGTATTGCTGCACGATATTAGCGAGCGTAAGCGGGACGAACTGGCGCTGAAAGCCAGCGAGGAAAAACTGCGCTTGAGCCAATATTACGGCGGCATCGGCATCTGGGAATACGACATGCTCAACAACCGGCGGATTTGGTCGGAGATCGTCGCCAACGGTTTTGGCTTCCCAAAAACCGAAAATCCGAAATGGGCGCATTTTCTGGCAACGGTTTGCAAGGAAGACCGGCCCCTAGTAATCGATGCCTTACGCCAACACCTGAGGCGTGGCCGCAAGTATGATGTCGAATACCGTATCAACGTCAGCGGAAAAAAATGCTGGATGCGCTCGGTCGGCCAGGTGGAGCGCGATCAAAATGGCAAGCCGTTGCGCATGCTGGGTATCGTGCACGACATCAGCGAGCGCAAACGGGCAGAGGAAAAGTTGAAGCTGTCCGCCCGAGTGTTTTCCGATGCCCACGAAGGCATCATGATTACCGATGCCGATGTGCGTATTATCGATGTCAATGCGGCTTTTACCGAACTTACCGGTTACGGCCACGACGATGTGATGGGTAAAAACCCAAATCTGCTGAAATCCGGCCGACAAGATGCCGGTTTTTACGCGGCGATGTGGGGGACATTGAGTCGCGACGGCCATTGGCGGGGAGAAATTTGGAACCGGCATAAAGACGGTAATATTTACCCCCAACTGCTGACGATCTCGGCCATGCGCAATGGAGGCGGCGAGGTGATCAACTATATCGGCCTGTTTTCAGACATCAGCGAAAGCAAGCAACATCAGCAGACCCTGGAACGTTTGGCGCATTTCGACCCGCTGACCGGTCTGCCCAACCGCTCCCTGTTCGCGGATCGGTTTAGCCAAGCCATTGCCCACAGCAAACGCGCGGGCTCGCTATTGGCGGTCTGTTATCTGGATCTGGATAACTTCAAACCGGTCAACGATAGTTTTGGCCATGAAACCGGCGATGAATTATTGATCGAGGTATCGCTACGCATCAAATCCAATCTGCGCGAATACGATACGGTTTGCCGACTGGGCGGCGATGAATTTGCATTGTTGCTGCAAGACCTGCAATCGCAGCAACAATGCGAGGAAACCCTGCGGCGCATACACGATGCACTGGCCGATCCGTTTATCTTGAGCAGCCACCCGGTTTGGATAGGTGCCAGCAGCGGTGTAACGGTTTATCCGCTCGATTCGGCGGAACCCGATATCCTGTTACGGCATGCCGATCAGGCCATGTACCAAGCCAAACATGCCGGACGCAACTGTTATCGGATTTATCAGGATTTAATCGTTGCTGGTATTTTGAGTCCGGATCATCAGCCGCCAAGCGTTGAATAA
- a CDS encoding universal stress protein, giving the protein MNNYKHILLAVDFSEHGQEVSVKAKQLAEQNQANLSLVHVVENLPITDAAYGPIPFDVDLTQEWLDASKQRLAKLGDDMGVPEQRQWLEMGSAKLEIVRVAEENGVDLIVVGSHGRHGLALLLGSTANGVLHHAKCDVLAVRLKDD; this is encoded by the coding sequence ATGAACAACTATAAACATATTTTATTGGCCGTCGATTTTTCCGAACACGGCCAAGAGGTTTCGGTAAAAGCCAAGCAATTGGCCGAGCAAAATCAGGCAAATTTGAGCCTGGTGCATGTAGTGGAAAATTTGCCGATTACCGATGCGGCATACGGCCCCATTCCATTTGACGTCGACCTGACCCAGGAGTGGCTGGACGCCTCCAAGCAACGCCTGGCTAAATTGGGCGATGATATGGGAGTGCCCGAACAACGGCAATGGCTGGAAATGGGTAGCGCCAAACTGGAAATCGTGCGGGTCGCGGAGGAAAACGGCGTAGATTTGATCGTGGTCGGTTCTCACGGCCGGCACGGCTTGGCCTTGTTATTGGGCTCCACCGCCAATGGCGTGCTGCATCACGCCAAATGCGACGTGCTGGCGGTACGCCTAAAAGATGATTGA
- the cobT gene encoding nicotinate-nucleotide--dimethylbenzimidazole phosphoribosyltransferase, whose product MKPLLDQIAAPDTAFYQRALDRQAQLTKPPGSLGMLEQLAVRLAAMQGRDDPNLQHVHVSVFAADHGIAAEGVSAFPQAVTSEMVKNFAAGGAAVNVLAKHLNARFEVIDVGLLQPVDLPNVVNHRAGCGTGNFKIEPAMTALQLELALVAGQSAVTRAIEAKADLFVGGEMGIANTASASAMSAALLAIPACHITGAGTGLNDAQIAHKAAVIEQALHRHQKHLDSPLAILRTLGGFEIAALVAAYIRAAQHGLPVMVDGFISSVAALTASRINPACRDWFFYGHRSEEKGHKIVLDALAAEPILNLRMRLGEASGALMAVPILQMACRLHNEMATFTQANITTG is encoded by the coding sequence ATGAAACCTCTTTTAGACCAGATCGCCGCGCCCGACACGGCGTTTTACCAGCGAGCGCTGGACAGGCAAGCCCAATTGACCAAGCCCCCTGGTTCACTAGGCATGCTGGAACAGCTTGCCGTCAGACTCGCCGCGATGCAGGGCCGGGACGATCCAAATCTGCAACACGTCCACGTCAGCGTCTTCGCCGCCGATCACGGCATCGCCGCCGAAGGCGTGTCAGCTTTTCCACAAGCGGTGACATCGGAAATGGTGAAAAATTTTGCCGCCGGCGGCGCGGCGGTCAATGTGCTGGCAAAACATCTGAACGCCCGCTTCGAGGTGATCGATGTCGGTTTGCTGCAACCGGTCGACCTACCGAACGTGGTCAACCACCGCGCCGGATGCGGCACCGGGAACTTCAAAATCGAGCCGGCGATGACAGCGTTGCAATTAGAGCTGGCGCTGGTAGCGGGGCAATCGGCCGTCACCCGAGCCATCGAGGCTAAAGCCGACTTGTTTGTCGGCGGTGAAATGGGCATAGCCAATACCGCCAGCGCCAGCGCGATGTCGGCGGCCTTGCTGGCCATTCCGGCCTGCCATATCACCGGAGCCGGCACCGGCTTGAATGACGCACAAATCGCCCATAAGGCCGCCGTGATCGAGCAGGCCTTGCACAGGCATCAAAAGCATTTGGACTCGCCGCTGGCAATATTGCGGACTTTAGGTGGATTCGAAATCGCGGCTCTGGTCGCCGCTTACATCCGCGCTGCTCAGCACGGCTTGCCGGTAATGGTCGACGGTTTTATTAGCAGCGTGGCTGCGCTGACGGCAAGTAGAATCAACCCGGCTTGCCGGGATTGGTTTTTTTATGGTCACCGTTCCGAGGAAAAAGGCCATAAAATAGTGTTGGACGCGTTGGCTGCCGAGCCGATTTTAAATTTACGCATGCGCCTGGGCGAGGCCAGCGGCGCGTTGATGGCGGTGCCGATTTTACAAATGGCTTGCCGCCTGCATAATGAAATGGCCACTTTTACACAAGCAAATATAACAACAGGATAA
- a CDS encoding tetratricopeptide repeat protein, whose protein sequence is MNKATIVVFLLLFSLPLRASELSTSIADLESAWAAVYYQLDEGRQKQTYPVLLEQAAELGKRFPDAAEPKIWQATIMATNAAFESSLTALSTLEKAKILLEESIMLNPKALDGAAYVTLGTLYYMLPSWPVSFGDDETAERLLKTSLDINPNGIDANYFYADFLLRQDRPAEAEIYFQKATQAPVRTSQSFADLQLQNEAKIALTNTQQRRANIGKHKFQAMFATAALSHK, encoded by the coding sequence ATGAACAAAGCCACTATTGTTGTTTTTTTGTTACTTTTTAGCTTGCCGTTACGGGCCTCGGAGTTGAGCACCTCGATTGCCGACCTGGAAAGCGCGTGGGCGGCTGTTTATTACCAGCTCGACGAGGGTCGGCAAAAACAAACCTACCCGGTATTACTGGAACAAGCCGCCGAACTCGGCAAGCGCTTTCCCGACGCGGCGGAGCCGAAAATTTGGCAGGCTACCATCATGGCCACTAATGCCGCGTTCGAGTCGTCATTGACAGCTCTGTCGACCCTGGAGAAGGCAAAAATCCTGCTGGAAGAATCCATCATGCTCAATCCCAAGGCTCTGGACGGTGCTGCTTATGTCACGCTTGGCACGCTGTATTACATGTTGCCGAGTTGGCCGGTTTCGTTCGGCGATGATGAAACGGCCGAGCGGCTATTGAAAACCAGCCTCGACATCAATCCCAATGGTATCGATGCCAATTATTTCTATGCCGATTTTTTGCTGCGTCAAGATAGGCCGGCTGAAGCCGAAATCTACTTCCAAAAAGCCACGCAGGCTCCGGTGCGCACAAGCCAGTCTTTTGCCGATTTACAGTTACAAAACGAAGCCAAAATAGCACTGACCAATACCCAGCAAAGAAGAGCCAATATCGGGAAACATAAATTCCAAGCCATGTTTGCCACGGCTGCATTGAGTCATAAGTGA
- a CDS encoding CYTH domain-containing protein, with product MALEVEHKFLLANDSWRNEIEHSVHYKQGYLSSSPLSSVRVRISDSNAWLNIKSATIGSHRQEYEYEIPPADANEILDELCHKPLIEKMRHFVHRGHHVWEIDEFMGENVGLIVAEIELSEIGESFTQPEWLGAEVTDDLRYYNNNLCKHPFKDWDK from the coding sequence ATGGCATTAGAAGTTGAGCATAAATTTCTGCTGGCAAATGACAGCTGGCGTAACGAAATTGAGCATTCCGTACACTATAAACAAGGCTACTTGAGCAGCAGTCCGCTCAGTTCGGTTCGTGTCAGGATTTCGGACAGCAACGCCTGGCTGAATATCAAAAGTGCCACTATCGGTAGCCATAGGCAGGAATATGAATACGAAATTCCACCGGCCGACGCTAATGAAATCTTGGACGAACTCTGTCATAAGCCCTTGATCGAAAAAATGCGCCATTTCGTCCATCGCGGGCATCATGTCTGGGAAATAGACGAATTCATGGGGGAAAATGTCGGCTTGATCGTCGCCGAAATCGAGTTATCGGAAATAGGCGAATCTTTTACGCAACCGGAGTGGCTGGGCGCAGAAGTAACCGACGATTTGCGCTATTACAACAACAATCTTTGCAAGCATCCGTTTAAGGATTGGGATAAGTAG